The Fusobacterium polymorphum genome segment TTATATGAAATGACTATCATCATTATTGGAAAAACATACATCATATTTTTCATTTGGGCATTATCAGATGTTCCCATTAATTTTTGTTGTAGGAAAGATACTGCTCCATTTAAAACAGGTAATATAAAAAATGGATCTGGTTCTGAAAGTTTCATCCATAAGAATGAAGAGTCTGTTGGAATAATTCCACTTCTCAATACTCCAAATAAAGCAAATAATATAGGAAGTTGAACTAAAATTGGTAAACATCCTCCTAGTGGATTTACTTTATGTTCTCTATAAAGTTCCATAGTTTTTATATTTAACATCTGTTTATCATTTGCATATTTTTGTTTTATTTTTTCTAACTCAGGTTGAAGTTTTTTCATTTCCTTCATTGATTTATCTTGCTTTAATGTTAAAGGTAATAATAATATTTTGATTAAGATTGTAACTATTATTATTGAAATTCCAAAGTTTCCTACATATTTATCAGTAGTATTTAATAAAAATGCTAAAAATTGTTTTAATAAATTGTAAATATAGCTCATTCTTTCTTTTTTCCCTCCGAATTTTTATTTTCTCTTTTTGGTATAGGATCATATCCTCCCTCATGAAAAGGATGACATTTTAGTATTCTTTTTATTCCTAAATATGTTCCTTTCATAGCTCCATATTCTTTAATAGCTTCTAAGGTGTATTGTGAACAGGTTGGATAAAATCTGCATTTTGCTGGAAACATTGGAGAAATAAATTTTTGATAGAATCTAATTAATAATATTAAA includes the following:
- the yidD gene encoding membrane protein insertion efficiency factor YidD, which produces MKKILILLIRFYQKFISPMFPAKCRFYPTCSQYTLEAIKEYGAMKGTYLGIKRILKCHPFHEGGYDPIPKRENKNSEGKKKE
- a CDS encoding YidC/Oxa1 family membrane protein insertase, with translation MSYIYNLLKQFLAFLLNTTDKYVGNFGISIIIVTILIKILLLPLTLKQDKSMKEMKKLQPELEKIKQKYANDKQMLNIKTMELYREHKVNPLGGCLPILVQLPILFALFGVLRSGIIPTDSSFLWMKLSEPDPFFILPVLNGAVSFLQQKLMGTSDNAQMKNMMYVFPIMMIVISYKMPSGLQLYWLTSSLIAVIQQYFIMKKGA